The following proteins are co-located in the Microplitis demolitor isolate Queensland-Clemson2020A chromosome 3, iyMicDemo2.1a, whole genome shotgun sequence genome:
- the LOC103569847 gene encoding putative ankyrin repeat protein RF_0381 — MNRSKYTYKYVYPLIKYGIIKDVNTELYSTERLPLLHIAVSNCDERLVDCLLNNGADTNVNIWESGTPLHLAVAMENLEITKRLIKFGVNVNAQTLVNPWFIPLHTAILKNNTEIAEFLIKNGADVNFELEVDNPRYRGKTMLNLAIFKGHEEMVKLLLKHKADPNILTPGHGSSLAVAARTKNVAIMKLLLAYGADINYAPSSKSNYLTPLNMAIIKQDLKAVDLLLNNNMININPATQQTLPVLHVGVIFITNCCIIQRLLDAGVDVNLEAGGQTVLDPVTVYRPNAVRQHVQYIIKKHIVKLRAANFYVSKKNLAAVDSKDLKDLHNQCIIEIEQMKKINIGLSNLTFYDVLHKSRHDTPE, encoded by the exons ATGAATCGCTCAAAGTATACGTACAAGTATGTTTATCCTTTGATAAAATATGGGATTATCAAGGATGTCAATACAGAGCTTTATTCTACAGAAAGACTACCCTTGCTTCATATAGCAGTTTCGAACTGTGATGAAAGATTGGTCGATTGTCTGCTTAATAACGGAGCTGATACGAATGTAAATATTTGGGAATCAGGTACACCTCTTCACCTCGCTGTTGCCATGGAAAATCTTGAAATAACTAAgagattaataaaatttggagTAAACGTTAATGCGCAAACACTTGTTAACCCTTGGTTTATACCCTTACACACAGcgattctaaaaaataacacaGAAATTgccgaatttttaattaaaaacggcGCTGATGTTAATTTTGAGTTGGAGGTTGATAATCCGAGGTATCGTGGCAAAACAATGTTGAATTTGGCAATTTTCAAAGGTCATGAAGAAATGGTCAAACTACTACTGAAACATAAGGCTGATCCCAATATTTTAACTCCGGGACATGGATCATCACTAGCCGTTGCTGCTCGTACCAAAAATGTGGCAATTATGAAGCTTCTTCTAGCATACGGCGCAGATATTAATTATGCACCATCGAGtaaatctaattatttaactcCTCTAAATATGGCCATCATCAAACAAGATTTAAAAGCAGTGGacttattgttaaataataacatgATCAATATAAATCCAGCGACACAACAAACTCTTCCAGTTCTTCATGTCGGAGTTATCTTTATAACAAATTGTTGTATAATACAACGTCTTCTTGATGCTGGCGTCGATGTTAATTTAGAAGCGGGTGGTCAAACGGTATTAGACCCAGTTACTGTCTACCGACCAAATGCAGTACGTCAACATGTtcaatacataataaaaaagcATATCGTAAAACTTCGTGCGGCTAATTTCtatgtaagtaaaaaaaatttggcagCAGTGGATAGCAAAGACCTTAAAGACTTGCATAATCAGTGTATTATAGAAATTGAAcaaatgaagaaaataaatataggtTTAAGTAATCTTACGTTTTATGATGTATTGCATAAATCTCGACACGA TACGCCGGAATGA
- the LOC103569796 gene encoding syntaxin-16 produces MATRNLTEPFVLMRNNALQSKHIYAEQNLSDRMALVSSENRSSDSVELKGINGSNLTAPAWADALEETQYILSRLKIKLDSLIEIHAKHLTRPTLDDTSQEERQMEQLTREIGRAFSSGHRQVQIVKGAARHETRHAEKQLAMSAVLALSSALQDLGIRYRTAQNNYIQQLNSREERNRPFFGEDRMLPDVSVDSWPAESPSNEINDQFWQPRQQQKQETVLLMLEDAEESMKQAVEREQEVNHIVQSIADLNYIFKDLATMVHDQGSILDRIDYNIEHTQGKVQEGYQQLKKADSYQRANRKLYCIFILAAAIIFLSFLFILFKT; encoded by the exons atggCAACACGAAATCTTACTGAGCCATTTGTGCTTATGAGAAATAATGCATTGCAAAGTAAACACATTTATGCGGAGCAG aaTTTATCTGATCGCATGGCGCTTGTTAGTTCGGAGAACAGATCATCTGACAGCGTCGAATTAAAAGGAATAAATGGGAGCAATTTGACAGCTCCAGCCTGGGCAGATGCTCTCGAAGAAACTCAGTATATTTTAAGtcgtttgaaaataaaattagacagTTTAATTGAAATACATGCTAAGCATTTAACACGGCCAACTCTTGATGACACTTCCcag GAAGAAAGACAGATGGAACAATTAACTCGCGAAATAGGCCGCGCATTTTCTAGCGGGCATCGGCAAGTTCAAATAGTTAAAGGAGCTGCAAGACATGAAACACGACATGCAGAAAAACAATTAGCGATGAGCGCTGTTCTGGCCCTTTCCTCAGCGCTCCAGGACTTGGGTATCCGGTATAGAACTGCTCAGAATAATTACATCCAAC AATTGAACTCAAGGGAAGAAAGGAATAGGCCATTTTTTGGTGAAGATCGAATGCTGCCTGACGTTTCTGTGGACTCGTGGCCTGCGGAGTCACCGTCTAATGAAATTAATGACCAGTTTTGGCAGCCGAGACAGCAGCAAAAACAGGAGACTGTGCTCTTGATGCTTGAGGATGCAGAAGAATCAATGAAGCAGGCGGTTGAAAGGGAGCAAGAAGTAAATCATATTGTTCAAAGTATAgctgatttaaattatatattcaag GACTTAGCTACTATGGTACACGATCAAGGTAGTATTCTCGACCGTATTGATTACAATATTGAACATACTCAAGGTAAAGTTCAGGAGGGATAccagcaattaaaaaaagctGATTCTTATCAACGAGCTAACCGTAAACTCTACTGTATTTTTATCCTTGCCGCGGCTATTATTTTCCTCagtttcttatttattttatttaaaacctga
- the LOC103569799 gene encoding dihydroorotate dehydrogenase (quinone), mitochondrial has product MATRLSERQKIRSFLKVTLCGTAVFAGACLYHGNEKFYNEIAMPLVKFIDPEVAHNLAVAAANFGFISQQKTPDPPGLKQTVFGLKFSNPVGMAAGFDKQGEAIKGLTKMGFGFVEIGSVTPNPQPGNPKPRVFRLAEDKAIINRYGFNSEGHDAVYKRLVDLKNDSNFIGIIGVNLGKNKTSTDPVNDYVEGVRKFSDVADYLVINVSSPNTEGLRDLQGKENLEKLLSTVNNIRQSIKSNPPLLLKLAPDLTVNQRQDVADVIQKPKCKIDGLILSNTTISRENLSSEYKNETGGLSGAPLAGLSTNFIADMYKRTKGKIPIVGVGGIFSGKDAFDKIQAGASLIQIYTSYAYHGPPIVQKIKKELNDLIILNGYSSIADAVGKNVK; this is encoded by the exons atggcgACGCGTTTAAGTGAACGACAAAAAATTCgttcatttttaaaagttactcTTTGCGGTACTGCAGTATTCGCTGGTGCATGTTTGTACCacggaaatgaaaaattttacaatgaaATCGCGATGCCTTtggttaaatttattgatccTGAGGTTGCTCATAACTTGGCCGTAGCTGCCGCTAACTTTGGATTTATATCACAACAAAAAACACCCGATCCACCGGGTTTGAAACAAACTGTTTTTGGATTAAAGTTCAGCAATCCTGTTGGTATGGCTGCTGGTTTTGATAAACAAGGCGAGGCTATCAAAGGTTTGACTAAAATGGGTTTTGGTTTCGTTGAAATag GCTCTGTTACTCCGAACCCACAGCCAGGAAATCCTAAACCTAGAGTGTTCAGATTGGCTGAAGACAAAGCGATCATAAATCGCTACGGGTTCAACAGTGAAGGTCATGATGCTGTTTACAAACGTCTGGTTGATcttaaaaatgattcaaacTTTATTGGAATCATCGGAGTTAAtttgggaaaaaataaaacgtcaACGGATCCAGTTAACGATTACGTTGAAGGTGTAAGAAAATTCAGTGACGTTGCTGACTACCTCGTAATAAACGTCTCGAGTCCCAACACCGAAGGATTGAGAGACCTGCAGGgcaaagaaaatttagaaaaactaCTGAGCACAGTAAATAATATCCGTCAAAGTATCAAATCAAATCCTCCGTTACTTTTAAAGTTGGCGCCTGATCTAACGGTCAATCAACGTCAGGATGTCGCAGATGTTATTCAAAaaccaaaatgtaaaattgatGGTCTTATACTTTCGAACACAACAATAAGTCGTGAAAATTTGTCAAGTGAATACAAAAATGAAACTGGAGGCCTCAGCGGAGCACCACTCGCTGGTTTATCAACAAACTTCATTGCTGATATGTATAAACGAACTAAAGGGAAAATCCCAATTGTCGGTGTCGGGGGAATTTTTTCAGGTAAAGAtgcttttgataaaattcaagcTGGTGCTTCTCTGATACAAATATACACTTCGTATGCTTACCACGGGCCGCCCATtgtacagaaaataaaaaaagaactcaatgatttaattattttgaatggtTATTCGTCAATTGCTGATGCCGTTGgcaaaaatgttaaataa
- the LOC103569798 gene encoding LYR motif-containing protein 4 encodes MAYGREAVLKLYRNLIRESQKWSSYNYREYALRKVRDEFRENKTLQDNNLIQDCYNKGLENLEIIKRQVILSNLYGTRPLVIENKHLGQDKVHPGAK; translated from the exons ATGGCTTATGGTCGTGAAGCTGTTCTGAAGCTTTACCGTAATTTGATTCGTGAAAGTCAAAAATGGAGTTCCTACAACTAccg TGAATATGCTCTCAGAAAAGTACGAGACGAGTTTCGAGAAAATAAAACCCTGcaagataataatttgatacaaGATTGTTACAATAAAGGCCTTGAAAATctggaaattattaaaagacaAGTGATTCTGAGTAATTTGTACGGCACGAGGCCTCTGGTTATTGAAAACAAACACCTAGGCCAAGACAAAGTGCACCCTGGTGctaaataa